From a single Nicotiana tabacum cultivar K326 chromosome 8, ASM71507v2, whole genome shotgun sequence genomic region:
- the LOC107765776 gene encoding uncharacterized protein LOC107765776 codes for MIHDACGYMNVEDNNNNSEDSEEPNVHATKFYKLLEDAETKLYPCCKKVSKLSFVVKLLHLKCLNHWSNKSMNALLSFFKEVLPEGSFVPNSFYEAKKVLCDLGLGYTKIDACRNDCILYWRDYADVQACPKCGKSRWNSEEHGGTKVAHKILRHFPIKPRLQRLYMARETTKKMRWHKEGNVDDGVLRHPFDSITWKSFDARHPTFSAELRNVRLGLASDGFQPYGNMSSNHSIWPVVLATYNFPPWDCMKNPYFMMLLLIPGPKCPGNDIDVYLQPMIEELKELWDGVETYDAHSKSNFLMRVAIMWTINDFPAYENLSAWSTKGKLACPCCRKDTQLTSLCSKLCYMGHRRFLPMVHPWQRSRTLFDGKVEMGVAPNLLTGDETLVQLQALGNVGFGEGQKRKHDVHSNAYNWKKKSIFFQLPYWKSLTLRHNLDVMHIEKNVSDNIISTVKNMVGKTKDTLKNRYDLMDLGIR; via the coding sequence ATGATTCATGATGCTTGTGGATATATGAATGTGgaggataataataataattcagaGGACAGTGAAGAGCCAAATGTACATGCAACAAAGTTCTACAAATTGTTAGAAGATGCTGAGACAAAACTTTATCCTTGTTGTAAAAAAGTCTCGAAGTTGTCTTTTGTTGTTAAACTACTTCACTTGAAGTGTCTTAACCATTGGAGCAACAAATCGATGAATGCATTATTGAGCTTCTTTAAAGAAGTTCTTCCCGAGGGGTCATTTGTGCCTAATTCTTTCTATGAAGCAAAGAAAGTTCTTTGTGACCTCGGCTTGGGGTACACCAAAATAGATGCATGTCGGAATGATTGTATTTTATATTGGCGTGATTATGCCGACGTCCAAGCATGTCCTAAGTGTGGTAAGTCTAGATGGAATTCCGAAGAACACGGAGGCACGAAAGTAGCTCATAAAATCTTGCGGCATTTTCCAATCAAACCAAGGCTTCAAAGATTGTACATGGCAAGAGAAACAACTAAAAAGATGAGGTGGCACAAGGAGGGAAATGTTGATGATGGTGTCTTGCGACATCCATTTGACTCAATAACATGGAAATCCTTTGATGCACGACATCCCACCTTTTCAGCTGAGTTAAGAAATGTTCGATTAGGTTTGGCGAGTGACGGGTTCCAACCTTATGGGAACATGAGTTCTAATCATAGCATTTGGCCAGTCGTACTAGCTACGTATAACTTCCCACCATGGGATTGCATGAAAAATCCATATTTCATGATGCTGCTTCTTATTCCAGGCCCCAAGTGTCCAGGCAATGATATCGATGTATATTTACAACCAATGATtgaagagttgaaagaattatgggacgggGTGGAGACTTATGATGCACACTCAAAATCTAATTTTCTGATGCGTGTGGCTATCATGTGGACGATCAATGACTTTCCTGCATACGAAAACCTTTCAGCATGGTCAACCAAAGGCAAGCTTGCATGTCCTTGTTGCCGTAAAGATACACAATTGACTTCTTTGTGTAGTAAGTTGTGTTATATGGGTCATCGTCGCTTCCTTCCCATGGTCCATCCATGGCAGAGAAGTAGGACGTTATTTGATGGGAAAGTTGAAATGGGAGTTGCACCTAACCTTTTAACAGGTGATGAAACACTTGTGCAATTACAAGCTTTGGGTAATGTGGGTTTTGGTGAAGGACAAAAGAGAAAGCATGATGTTCATAGCAATGCTTACAATTGGAAGAAGAAAAGTATCTTTTTCCAATTGCCTTATTGGAAGAGTCTTACGTTACGACATAACCTTGATGTGATGCATATCGAAAAAAATGTGTCCGATAATATTATATCAACTGTCAAGAATATGGTTGGAAAGACAAAAGACACATTGAAAAATAGATATGACTTGATGGATCTTGGAATCAGATAA